ATGGCGTTTGCTGGATCGCAGGGGTCAAGTTCGTGACAGCAAATTGGTGCACATGGAAGAGCCGCACTTGGGCAGCTCAGCCGCTCAGGTGAAAGCCCAAGGCGTATTGTTACAGCGATTGGCCGATCAGTTGGCTGTTGCAGTTAAACCCTTGGCAAGCCAGCCGTTAGACGAACCTAAAAAAGCAGCTCCCGCTCAGGTCCGAAATATTAAAGACCACGACAAGCCAAAGATGCCCATGGCCTCGCCGATTCGCACAGATATGGAAATATTCCGCTTTTAGTCGAACGGACGGAAAGTCTGCATACGCAGTGGGTTGATCAAAGCGTTCAAAAGCGCAATTACGGGACGAAAAACCCCGACGCCTCGGGTTCATCATGCCTGCTCTGATCGATATCAGCGAATGCCCTGCGACCACGGGATCACCTGTTCGATGACAGATGCTATGACAGCATGTCAAGTCTAGACACCCCATAGCCTTAAGGCTGCGCGACGGGGGTAACTCTTTAAGGCATAGCGGCGTTGCGGTTAGACCTTGCCGCGACTCTCGTGCATCCGTGACAGCTGGCGTTCAAGCATCGAGGGGTACGGCTCCATCAGGCGTTCGACACAGCAGGCGCCTTCCGGATTGGCGATAGGGCGTATTCGGGCGCGTTGATGTACCAGCGGGTCATCAATGATCCTGCGTTCTACCAACAATAAGTTACGGCTGTGTTGCGAAAGGGCCAATGCGCTTTGCGCCGTGTCGGTGAGCAGCAGGTCGATTTGGCTGAGGTCTGACAAGTCATCACCTTGGGTCAGGCCTAATTGCAGTTGCAGCGTAATACCGCTATCAGCGACTTCTATTTGCAAGGCATGACTAAGCGCCCTGAGCAGTTCGCCGCAGCAAATCGCATTAGTCAGGTAGTCATCACCGCTTTGTTGGCTGTGAAACAGCATCAGCGTGCTGCCGTCATTCAGCGTGTGCACTTCGCTCTCATAGAGCGAGGCGGCCTGATCGATACAGTCGCGGTAGCGTTGCAGCAGGTCTGTCAATCGTGCACGGGGTAGGCGACGTAGCTGATCTTGCGCCCCGAGTTGCACTGCCAGGACCGCGCTGTGCAGTGGTTGAACCGGTACAGCGGGCGCTATCACGATAGGTCTGATCATTGGGGCTGACACGGAGTGATCACGCAGATCAGCAAAAGGATCTTCTTCGTCCTCTTCATCTTCGTCTGCGAGGATGCGCCGCGGCACTGTGCCTGTCACCCGAGTTTTGGGTGCTTTGTCAAAGCCTCGGTCGTGTAGTTCGTTGCTGGCGAACATTGGTTCAACGTCGTCTTGCGTTTCTAGGTACGGATCGTGGCCTTCACTTTCGTTATGCTCAGGTTCGCGTATTGGCGGAGGCTCAGGTGGTTCGGGCGCGAATGACGCGTGCAGCTGCCGAGCCAGATCACCGATTTCATCCTGACGGTCAGTGGCTGGCGTGTGTTCGTCAATATCGCGAAGCCACACGCGCAATTGCAGCAGCGGCGTAGAAATATTTCGGCCAAGACGCAAACTCAGCGCCAGCGCCAGCGCCAGCAAAATTCCGCTGAGAATCGCCATGCTCTGCAAGCTGATGGTCATCGGCTGCTGGAATTGAGTCATGTCCAGACTGATACGCAAGTGCCCGGCCGTTACATCCTGGAAGGTGATTTTTATCTCGTACAACCCGCCCGCTTCACCCAGTAGGCCATTTTTCGGACGATTTCCGGCTTCGGCGAGAATGCGATTGTCCACACTGTAAATAGCGGCATGGGCTACCAACGGGTTCTTCACCAGGTTGCCCAACAGCACGTTTAGGCTGAGGATATCGTTGGACACCAGCAGTTCAGTGGCGGAGGTGGCTGTCTGCGTTGTCAGCGCTTGGCCAAGTGCGTCGGCCTGTTCGTGCATGGCCTGCTTGAATTGCAGGCCCATGACACAGGCGTAGATCAGCAGCGCCAAAGCGACAAGGATCACGTTATGGCTAGCGATACGCAAGGCAAGCGGTACACGGCGATGGCGCAATGCCCGAAAGATCAGCAGGAAGAAGTTATCGGTTTTAACTGGCGTGGGCCGGTTCACTGAGCACGGCTCTTTTGGTGAAGTTGCCGGGCAGTATAACGATCGACCCTTGAGCGGCAAAGCGCTTGCTGTGCCCGATGGTCACTGAAAGTGGTTAGAATGCGGTTTTTTTCCACTGCGGGGGTGCGCCTTGCGCGAAATCGTCCTGATAAACATCACGGGTGAAGACCGTCCCGGTCTCACTGCGGCCATCACTGGGGTACTTGCCCAGGGTGGAGTCAACATTCTTGATATTGGTCAGGCGGTGATCCACGACACGTTGTCGTTTGGCATTCTGGTTGAGATTCCGAGAACTGAGCAAGGTTCTTCAGTGCTTAAAGATATTTTATTCACGGCCTACAAACTCGATCAGCAAGTGCGCTTCACGGCTGTCTCCGAAGAAGACTATGAGCAGTGGGTTGACGGCCAAGGCAAGGCGCGGCATATCGTGACGTTGCTGACACGCAAGGTGACGGCGGAGCAGTTGCAGCGTGTCAGTTCGATCACGGCTAAATACGGTTTGAATATTGACCAGATAGATCGACTGTCCGGGCGGATGCCTTTAAACACGCCCGCCGACAAAGGCAAAGGTTGTATTGAGTTTTCGGTGCGGGGCGAGCCTGCAGATCCGAAGGCGATGCAGGCTGAATTTTTGAGTGTCGCGCAGGAGTTGAATGTCGATATTGCTTTCCAACAGGACTCTTTATTTCGGCGTAATCGGCGTCTGGCGGTGTTCGACATGGACTCGACATTAATCGAGGCCGAAGTCATCGACGAGCTGGCCAAGGCCGCCGGCATCGGAGAGTTGGTGTCTGAAATCACAGAGCGCGCGATGCGCGGCGAGCTGGACTTTCGCGCCAGTTTCAAAGAGCGTCTGGCGTTGCTCAAAGGTCTGGATGTCAGCGTGCTGGATGAAATCGGCGCCTCGTTACGCTTGACCGAGGGCGCCGAAACATTGTTCGCGGAGCTCAAGCGACTGGGTTACAAAACCGCGATTTTATCGGGTGGTTTCACGTACTTCGCAAAACAGCTGCAAGCGAAGCTCGGCATCGACTATGTGTTTGCCAACGAGCTGGAAGTGGTCGACGGTAAAGTGACTGGCGTGGCCATTGAGCCCATTGTCGATGCACAGCGCAAAGCTGATCTGCTGCGTGAATTGGCGCAAAAGGAAGGCTTGAGCCTGGAGCAGACCATTGCCGTTGGAGATGGCGCCAATGACCTGCCGATGCTGGCGATCGCGGGTCTAGGCGTAGCATTCAGGGCCAAACCGTTAGTGAAACAATCAGCAAGGCAGGCGATCTCTACATTGGGCCTGGACGGAATTCTTTATCTGCTGGGCTTTCGGGATCGCGACGGGCGAGGTTGATAAAATATTGCGGTGCTTTGGCCACGCCGCATGACCGATCATAATAATGTCCACAACGAATCAAATTCTTCTTCGGGCACCGTATCGAGCGATGGCGACTTACGTGGCATTTCGATGGTTTTATATTCGAACTGGTTGAAACTGCCCGTGCCTGCGCGGCGTTTACCTAGAGCTGCGCGATGCTCATCGCCGCTGTTGTTGATCATTACGCTCAGGCCTTCCTGAAACGGTAATCGTGGCGCAAGCAAGGTCGCTGGCTGATCGATTGCCCGCACTTCGGGCAGCAATAACGCGCGCAGATAGGGGCTGGCGGGGTCAGTGTTACGCATCAACTGCAAGCCGCAGGGCTGGGCAAACGGTGCCACCAGCTCAATACCCATTTGCGTGCCGCCGCTACGTACCTGACGAATCCAGCGCACGACGGCGATGCTCCAGCCTTGACCGCTGCCATCCTGAATGCCGACCATTTCCCCAGCCTGCAATTGGCTGGGAACGTCTTTCGGCCATGCCAAGCAGTAACCGCCGGGGCTGTGGTTAATGACATTCAGTGCGAACGTAGGGAATGTGTGCTGAGTATTCGAAGCTAAATCACCACCGTCGACGTCGACGTGCTCGTACCGAATTTCTTCATATGGCTGTGCAGAAGACTCCCGGGCGGCGTCGAAGGCGGCTGACCAGGGATCGATCGTCGCATTAATCGAAAGTTGGGTATGAAATTGCGCGGCTTTGTTCATGGCGGGGATTTTAAGCATTTCGCTGAACGACTTTTGGCCACCCAGGTAGTAGTGCAGTGCACTCATGCCGATGCACAGCGTGAGGTGGCCTTGCCCCGCAGTGCGCTGAAATGTTCTTTCCGAGACGTCGCCCCACGCAGCAGCCAAATGTTGTAGCAGGTCGAGAGAAAAACCGTGGGGTACCAGAAGCTCTGAGCCTGCGCGCTTATCGACGGGCAAATCGAGATATGCCTTGATTGCTGACGCCAAAGACAGTGGGTTGATACCCAGTAGACTTGGCATTTGCTCCTCCAGGTAGAGCGACTTATAGCGTGGAGGGGCATCAGCATCCTGTGCTACAGCGAACAGGCTGGAAGGCTCGGCAGGAGATTGCAGCTTTACCAGTCGGCTCCAAGGCTCTAGAACCTCGGCGAGTCGACCGATGTTGAGTTGGCGCATTTGATTGCAGCGTGAACAACCCAGCAAGACGGCCACTACATAGGTTTGTTCTGCGCTCATCGTCTTAGTGTGGCTGGCGAGAGGGTCGGGTATCGCAATGTTGTGCAATTGATGGTGGCGAGCAATCAGGTAAATCTGATGCAGTTCCAGCCATAAGCCTTCCGGCACGGGACAGTACAGTTGGCTCGCTCGAATGAGCGTGCCATTTAGGCTGTGTAGTGCACGCTGCGTTGCCGTGGCCAGCAGCGTGGTGCGGTCTTTGGAAAAGCGCGGTGAGATACGGACAATGATCTGTTTGTAGCCCGCCGCCAGCTGGTTCTGAAGTGCTTGGCACAGGTTGGCGACTTTGCGTGGGCGCTCGTCGAGCACGATGGCCTGACTTAGGAAATGCCGCTCAAGGTTCTTGCAGACGTAATAGACCTCTGGGCGCAGTAGTTCAAGCAGCTGTAGGCGGTTTTCGCTGGGTGTCAACAGATGGTTAAGTTCGCCCAAGGCCTGATAAAGCAAGCGAGCGGTCTCACCTAGATTGGCTTTGGGCAGAACGGCAATCCAGCGTTTCAAGTCACGCGGCGTAGGCTCGCAAAACGACAGACTCAACTGCGTCGGCGAAGGCATAGGCGCGCGCAACGACAGATGAAGACTTGAATTACTCATTTGCTCGGGAAACTCCAATCACGCAATGGCTAGAGCGGTTGCTCATTCTAAACAAAGCCAAGTCCGACAACCGACTCTAGCAGCATCGGCTTGCGCTGGCTGCTTTCTATGGTCTTTTATCCGCCATGGCTGTCAGATTGTTCCTAACAGCCTATCGGTGTGATGCTGCTAACGGCGTGACTTGATGTCATGCCTGGTTAGCGTGGCCGAGCGCTTGACCCATTTGAACCGAGCTGAGAGCGCCCAGTTGTCCCGCCCAATTCACCTGATTGGGTCCAAACAACACAATGGCAGTTGAGCCGAGTTTGAAGCGTCCGAGCTCTGCTCCCTTTTCCAGGTGAATCGGTGCACGAGCGGTTTCGTCGTAGCGTACTGTTTTCAGTTCGCGCTTCGGGGGAGTGACCAGACCGGCCCACACGGTCTCGATCGAGGCAACGATCATTGCACCCACCAGAACGACGGCCATCGGACCACACTCGGTATCGAACACGCAGACGACCCGTTCGTTACGGGCAAACAGCTCGGGAACGTTTTCGGCTGTGGTCTGATTAACCGAGAAGAGGCGTCCAGGAACATAAACCATTTCACGCAAGGTGCCGGCTAATGGCATGTGTACACGGTGGTAGTCTTTTGGCGACAGATAGACCGTTGCAAACTCGCCTCCCATGAATGGCGCAGAAAGATTGGCATCGCCACCCAGAAGTTCAAGCACGCTGAAACTGTGACCCTTGGCCTGGAAAATTCGACCATGCTCAATAGGGCCCATTTGGCTGATTGCTCCGTCAGCAGGGCTGAGAATCGCACCCGGAGTTTGATCCAGCGGTCGAGCACCTGGCTTTAATGCACGGGTGAAAAAATCATTGAAGTGATCGTAAGCAGTCAGGTCTTCAACCAGCGCTTGAGTCATGTCCACCTGATAGCGCCGAGCAAACCAGGCAGTGAATGCATTTTTGAACCACCGGACCCGGCATTCGGCTACGCAGCCGGCCAGACGGGACAGCAGATGGTGCGCAAGAAAGTATTGGCTGAAGATAAACAAACGCTGTTTCATTACATTTCCTAACATGTTCTTAATAAATAGCTACGGTTTGCAGCGTGTCTTATTTCTCGATTGGCGTATCGGGATGGTTGCCCCATTCACCCCAAGAGCCCGCGTAGCCTTTTACCCGGGGATAGCCCAGCGCCTTGGCCACCAAATAGGTAAAGCCTGATCGGTGGTGGGTCTGGCAGTGGGTAATGATCTCTTTGTCCGGGGTAATGCCTAGCCTTTCGAGGATTTGCGGCATGTCCTTACGAATACGCAAGTTACGTGTAGGGTCCATGCCAGCGGTCCACTCGAAGTTCACTGCGCCCGGAACGTGACCGGCTTTAGCCGCGAGGACTTTTTCACCGGAATATTCAGTAGGTCCGCGTGCATCCCAGACGGCCAGATCTGCCGCACCCAAACGACTCTGTAAATATTCGCGAGTTGCAGTGGGTTCCCCGTGCAAAGTCAGTGGCACCGGGCCGCCAACGGTCTCTGGAGCCTCGGTCGACAGGGGCAGGTCTTCACCCAGCCAAGCGTGCAGGCCGCCATCCAGATAGTGGTAGTGCGAGTGACCAATCACATCTAACAACCAAATGAAACGTCCGGCCCACCCGCCACCCTCGTCGTCGTAGACCACATAAACTGCTTTGGAGTTATGCCCTAGCTCGCCGAACAACACTTCCAGTTGGGCGAGCGAGGGCAGTAACCCCGGTGCCGGTGCCTGCCCCTGTTGGGTGCGTTTTGGGTCAACAAAATGTGCGCCTGGAATATGTCCGGCGCCATAGCGAGCGCTGCTGGTCAGGTCGATGAGGATCAACTCAGGCGCGTCAAGACGGGACAGCAAGTCGCTGGGCTCTATGACTAACGGCAAGCTAGAGAATTCAGACATGTGAGATCTCCAGAAAAAAGAGGCGAATTGTAGCTTAGAGATCCCATCCCCGTCTCTGACAGCTGTGCCTGACGCCCGCGTAGGCGCACCGGGCTTAACTTAATTACGTTACAAGATGCCGCCCGGCCTTCGACGCCGCCCGTGGGGCAACCGCCTGATTCGGAGACTTCAGACTTTGCGATTGCTGAAGCTGCTAAGTGCGCGTTCGATGCATTGCGAGGTTTTGCCGAATGCCTGGACGCTGATTTCCGAAAGAGGTCCACCACCCTGATCCGCAAACACCAACATCACCACTCGCTCTTTGCTGCTGAGCGAGCGCAACAATAAATGGTCGCCGCTAAACAGGCTTTTTAATCTTGCGGGCAGCAAAGCTGAAAATTGAGCATTATTCGCGGGCGTCAGGCGTAATTGAGTCGGCTGAGCCAATAGGCGCTGCAACACCGTACTCTGCGCGATGTCCAGTGTCAGGTGCATGGCGTCCTTTTCCAACCCGGCAATTTGATGGACACGTAAAACAGTCATATTACGATCAATCATCAGCAGCATGACGCGCTGCATACCGCAGGCAACCAGTGCGTCGCGGGCAAGTGTTGTGAGGTGCATGGCATTATTGAATCGACTAGGTTCCTCCAATAGCTCGGTGCAATACTTTCGCCACTGGTGTAGAGCTTCGGCTGAGGGTGGAGGGGCGGGTAACATTCCACGATGAATACGCCGTGTTTCCGCTGGCCAAATGAGCGCCTCGGCAGGGTGCCATAGCCCTGTCGCATAATGTTTTCGAGCGCTTTGTACTGCTTGTTGATGTACTTGCTGTTGAAGTTCATCCAGCGAAATTTGCAGGTAAAGGCAGGTCAGCGTTTGCCAGCGCAGGCTGTGCGGGCTGTCCCAGGCTTGTTGTGCAGACAATGCAATGCCGTTTGCGAGAAGGATTGTATTGGCGGGCTGATTAAGCCAGCGACGCAGTGCGGGGTCTGCGTCGAGGCATTGCCTCTGATGCAATGGATTCAGATGGTCGCGAGCAATATGCAATGCTTTAACCAGCAGCCGACGCTCATTGATCAGCGCGTTATAGCCCTGAGTTACCCAGATGGGTAGACGCCATGCGACGGCCAGATTTTGGCATAGCTTGAGCAGGCTAACCCCGAACAATGCGTTCTCGACAATGCGCGCCGACTCACCTTTGTGAATTACGCGTAGCTCCCATTCTTCAAGCAGTTTCGGGTGCGCGAGAGCCATCGGCCAGAGCGGAGACAAAAACAGCAGGCTACCCCAATGTATATCCTGCCATAGCCGCGCCAGGCGGCCCGCGAACAGACCGTTGGCCTGCTGCATTGCATGTTGGCTGATCATTTGAAATTGTCGCAAATTCGGCGAAATATCTTCGAACTCCAGGGCCGGTAGACGTTGCAGGAGCTCTTCTGTCCGCTTCAGACCCAGACGGTTAATTGCCACCTCTAGACTTTCCGCTGGCTCGCTCAAGCCCATGCTGTGATGGTTGACCTCGCGCAAAACGCTGAGGACCAACGAAGGGCTTTCCTGCATCAATTCAGCGATGTCGCGTAGCGACCGACGGTTATCACCAAGCGCGCTCAGTACTTGGGCGTGGCTGTCGATTGGTACCGGCAGGCGAATCGCGTCCAATTGTTTGTGCCATGCGTCAAGGGTGCGTGGAATGGGGAGCGGTGCTGATGCTTCTGGTGGCATTGCAGGCGGCCTGTACGGCTAATAATTAGGACAAATATTGGATGCAACACTCATGGCATGTCAGTGCAAGCGCCCTGCTACTAGGGTCGAACTGGCTTTTCGCCTGAACTGACTATAGTCTGGCGCACTTACGCCGATAAGTAGAAGAAGAGTTTCAAGAACTTCCACTCATGATCTCGAACCCTACTCAGTAAGAACTCTCTCTATATGGCTAAAATTATCGGCATTATTGTCGTTTTCGCGAGCGTTCTCGGCGGATACGTCCTGTCACACGGCAAGATCGGGGCATTGATCCAGCCTTTCGAGGTCATGATCATCGGTGGCGCCGCCTTTGGAGCATTTCTTCAGGCCAACCCCGGTTACATGACCATGCATGTGATCAAGAAATCGCTGAAGATGTTCAGCTCTCGATTTTCTCACACGTTTTATCTGGAAATCCTGGGTCTGGTCTACGAAATTCTCAACAAAAGCCGCCGCGAAGGCATGATGGCGATTGAAGGTGACATCGAAGACGCCTCGGCCAGTCCCATTTTCGCTAAATACCCTGGCGTGCTCAAAGATGAGCGTATGACCGCTTACATCTGCGACTACCTGCGGATCATGTCATCAGGGAATATGGCGCCGCACGAGCTTGAAGGCTTGTTCGACATGGAACTGCAAAGCATGAAGGAAGAGCTTGAGCATCCTTCGCACGCGGTTACCGGTATTGCTGACGCCATGCCCGGTTTCGGTATCGTTGCGGCCGTGCTAGGTATCGTGGTGACCATGGCGTCGTTGAGTGATGGTGATCAGGCTGCTATCGGTACGCACGTGGGTGCGGCGCTGGTGGGTACGTTCTTCGGTATTCTTGCTGCGTATGGTTTCTTTGGCCCGTTGGCAACGTCCTTGGCTCACGATGCCAAGGAAGAACTTAATGTGTTCGAGTCCATCAAGGCCTCGCTGGTTGCCTCAGCGTCCGGTATGCCGCCTTCGCTGGCGGTGGAATTCGGTCGCAAGGTCTTGTACCCCAAGCACCGACCTAGCTTCAGTGAGCTTGAACAAGCGGTTCGCGGTCGCTGAGTCATGGAAAATAATCAGCCAATAATTGTCAAGCGCGTCAAGCGCTATGCCGCTGGGCATCACGGCGGCGCATGGAAAATTGCATTCGCCGACTTTGCGACGGCGATGATGGCGTTCTTCCTGGTGTTGTGGCTGATGTCCTCTGCAACCCCTCAGCAAAAAATTCAGATTGCCGGGTACTTCAAAGACCCTATAGGGTTCACCGAAAGCGGCACGCCTTATGTTATTGATTTGGGCGGCTCGCCCGCGCTGGCGCCGGACAAGACTCTCAACCCTGAGGTCAAGTCCGAACCGCAGCCGGATAAAATCAAGACCGAGACCGACCAGTCTGAAACACTGGCGGAACAAGTTGAGCAAGAACGCTTGGATATGCTCTTGCAAGAGCTGCAGGCTAAGGTCGATGAAAATCCGCAGTTGAAGAAATTCAAGGACCAGATTCAATTCGAGATTACTCAGGATGGTTTGCGCATCCAAATAATGGATGCGGAAAACCGGCCGATGTTTGACATTGGCAGTGCGCGCTTGAAACCATATTTCGAAGACATCTTGTTGGCCATGGCCGACACCATTAAAGCAGTGCCGAACAAGATCAGCATTAGCGGTCACACCGACGCGACGCCCTACGCAGTCAGTGGCGAGTTCGGTAACTGGGAGTTGTCGGCGAACCGGGCTAACGCGGCTCGTCGGGCGTTGGTTGCAGGTGGTTATCCGGAACCGCAGGTGGCAAGGGTTGTAGGCTATGCCTCGTCATCCTTGTACGACAAGGAGCATCCGCAAAGCGCGATCAACCGTCGCATCGACATTATTGTACTGACGAAGAAAGCTCAGCAGCGTATCGACGGAACATTGTCACCGTCGCTGAACGGTACCGCTCCCGCGCCTTCACCCGCTACCGGACCCGTGACGCCGGACGCTCCTGCCTCAAGCGCGCCGGTTCCGGTTAATCCCGATGAGGCTGTGCAGCCACATGAGCTTCGGCAAAAGCTCAACATTTTTGAAGACAACGCATTGAAGATAGATCAGCCCAAAAAGTAGTTCTTGTTCCGTTTCTCTGTAGAGCCAGCTTGTTGGCGAAGGGCAGTGACGTGGTGAGGGTCAAGGCGGCATCTACAGAAAACGTTGGACAGGCCGAGTCAGTAACTGTTTTCCGGCAGGCTGGCGATGATTGAGCGGTAGCTGTTCATCCTCTGCTGCTGCACGCGACCTTCTTCCAGGGCCTTGAGCAGTGCGCAGCCGGGCTCACGGTCATGTTTGCAATCGCGGAACCGGCAGGTGCCGATCAAGTTATTGAACTCGATAAAACCGGCTTCCACATCTGAGCGACTGACGTGCCCCAAGCCAAACTCGCGAATACCAGGGGAGTCGACCAGATCGCCGCCACGCGGGAAGTGGAACAGGCGGGCAGTGGTCGTGGTATGCGTACCTTGGCCGGACTGTTCCGAAAGCGGCCCTACACGTGCTTCGACTTCTGGCAGCAAGCTGTTTACCAGCGATGATTTGCCCACCCCGGACTGACCCACAAACACGCTGATTCGCCCATCCAGCTGATCTTGCAGCTGTTGCATGCCGTCGCCTTGGTGTGCAGACACCTCCAGTAATGGATAGCCCAACTGCCGGTAAACCGCCAGCAATGCGTTCAGCGCCGGGGCGTTCTGATCGTCGATCAGGTCCGCTTTGTTCAGCAGTAACAGGGGGCGGATGCCTGCATGCTCAGCCGCAACCAGATAACGGTCGATCAGGTTGGCGTGAGGTTCAGGCAAGGGTGCAAACACGATCACGATCATATCGACGTTGGCGGCCACAGGCTTCAGTTGGCCCCGGCTGTCCGGGCGGCAAAGCTCAGTGATGCGCGGCAATTGCGCGACGATGACGCCGATGCCTTGATTGCCGGCACGCCAGACGACTCGGTCGCCAGTAACCAAAGCGGGCAGGTTGGCGCGCAAGTGGCAACGGCAAACCTGGCCGGCCTGTTCACCTTCTTGCACTTCGACTTCGACCTGTACGCCAAAGTGCGCGATGACTAGCCCGGTCTGCTCAGGACCGAGGTCACCGCCCTCAAGGGTTTCAAGGGTTGCCGATTCACGTTTGGCAGCACGCGCAGCGCGCTCGCCTTGAATCTTTTCGATGCGCCAGTTTTGACGACGATTGAGTTGGCGTTTGGCCATGGGTGTTCCGATTTGATAAAGCAGCTGATTAGATAAACGCGAAGGAGTCTAGCACGCTCGGCTAGGCTAAACTGCGCGCCTAAGTTGAGGAGCGCTGACATGCAGAACACGCAAAATCTGATTTGGATCGATCTGGAAATGACCGGTTTGGACCCTGATACCGACGTCATTATTGAAATGGCGACCATCATTACCGACAGCGAACTGAACACGCTGGCCGAAGGTCCGGTGATTGCTGTGCATCAAAGCGACGCAACATTGGCTGCGATGGACGAGTGGAACACGCGTCAACATGGCGGTTCTGGCTTGGTTCAACGGGTTCGCGACAGCCGCATCAGTGCCGCAGAAGCCGAGGCGCAGACGTTGGCGTTCATCCAGCAATGGGTTCCAGAGCGCACCTCGCCGATTTGTGGCAACAGCATCTGCCAAGACCGTCGTTTCTTGTATCGGCACATGCCGTTGCTGGAAAACTACTTCCATTACCGTAACCTTGATGTATCCACCCTGAAGGAGCTGGCAGCACGTTGGGCGCCCGAACTGAAATATAAAAAAGGTGGCACCCATCTGGCGCTGGACGACATCCGTGAATCCATTGGTGAACTGCGCTACTACCGTGAGCACTTCATTAAGGTGTAATCGGCACAGACCGGAACGATGCAGATTCTATTCGGGACCTAACTTATTGAGTCCCAAATAGACTGCGCGCCTTTTTACAGGGACCCTGCCATGTTGCTGATGCTTTATCTCATCGCCATAACCGCAGAGGCTATGACCGGTGCCTTGTCAGCGGGGCGCCGCGGAATGGACTGGTTTGGCGTGGTGTTGATCGCTTGCGTCACGGCATTGGGTGGCGGTTCGGTTCGCGACGTCCTGCTGGGAAACTATCCGCTGACGTGGGTCAAACACCCGGAATACCTGATTCTGACCAGCGTTGCTGCTCTGATGACGATCGTCATCGCGCCGTTGATGCGTCACTTGCGTTCATTGTTTTTGGTGCTGGACGCCTTGGGGCTAGTGGCATTTACCTTGATCGGCTGCATGACAGCGCTGGAAACCGGCAACGGCTTGATGGTGGCCTCGGTTTGCGGGGTGATTACTGGGGTGTTTGGCGGAATTTTGCGGGATATTTTCTGCAATGACATCCCGTTGGTCTTCCGTCGCGAGCTGTATGCCAGCGTTTCGTTTGCCGCCGCTTGGTGTTTCTTGCTCTGCCATTACCTGGCGCTGCCGAACGAGCAAGCGATTCTAATTACTCTGTCGGGAGGCCTGCTATTCAGGCTGCTGGCGATTCGGTTCTGTTGGGAAATGCCCAAGTTCATCTATCGCGACATGCCGCAATAGCGCAGCACCGGGTTGTTATCTGTGGGACCGAATTTATTCGGGAAGGCGTCGGTGATGTGAAATCCATTCCCGAATAAATTCGGTCCCACAAGGTTCCTGCGGTGCCGAGTTCGGGTCTTCACCGACCATGCCGCCGCAACGCCCATTCAACATGCTCGCGAACCAACTCTGACGGATGATCACGCCTTGCCTCAAGCGCTTCCAGCACCGGTATGGTCGACGGTGCATTGCCCAGCCCCACCGCCAAATTGCGCAGCCAACGTTCATAACCCGCACGGCGTAGCGGTGAGCCTTCGGTGTTGCTGAGAAAGGTGCTTTCATCCCAAAGGAACAGCTCAGCCAGGCCTGCGTTGTCCAAGTTGTGCCGGGGTTGAAAATCCC
The nucleotide sequence above comes from Pseudomonas sp. AB6. Encoded proteins:
- the rhdA gene encoding thiosulfate sulfurtransferase translates to MSEFSSLPLVIEPSDLLSRLDAPELILIDLTSSARYGAGHIPGAHFVDPKRTQQGQAPAPGLLPSLAQLEVLFGELGHNSKAVYVVYDDEGGGWAGRFIWLLDVIGHSHYHYLDGGLHAWLGEDLPLSTEAPETVGGPVPLTLHGEPTATREYLQSRLGAADLAVWDARGPTEYSGEKVLAAKAGHVPGAVNFEWTAGMDPTRNLRIRKDMPQILERLGITPDKEIITHCQTHHRSGFTYLVAKALGYPRVKGYAGSWGEWGNHPDTPIEK
- a CDS encoding HDOD domain-containing protein, producing the protein MPPEASAPLPIPRTLDAWHKQLDAIRLPVPIDSHAQVLSALGDNRRSLRDIAELMQESPSLVLSVLREVNHHSMGLSEPAESLEVAINRLGLKRTEELLQRLPALEFEDISPNLRQFQMISQHAMQQANGLFAGRLARLWQDIHWGSLLFLSPLWPMALAHPKLLEEWELRVIHKGESARIVENALFGVSLLKLCQNLAVAWRLPIWVTQGYNALINERRLLVKALHIARDHLNPLHQRQCLDADPALRRWLNQPANTILLANGIALSAQQAWDSPHSLRWQTLTCLYLQISLDELQQQVHQQAVQSARKHYATGLWHPAEALIWPAETRRIHRGMLPAPPPSAEALHQWRKYCTELLEEPSRFNNAMHLTTLARDALVACGMQRVMLLMIDRNMTVLRVHQIAGLEKDAMHLTLDIAQSTVLQRLLAQPTQLRLTPANNAQFSALLPARLKSLFSGDHLLLRSLSSKERVVMLVFADQGGGPLSEISVQAFGKTSQCIERALSSFSNRKV
- the motA gene encoding flagellar motor stator protein MotA codes for the protein MAKIIGIIVVFASVLGGYVLSHGKIGALIQPFEVMIIGGAAFGAFLQANPGYMTMHVIKKSLKMFSSRFSHTFYLEILGLVYEILNKSRREGMMAIEGDIEDASASPIFAKYPGVLKDERMTAYICDYLRIMSSGNMAPHELEGLFDMELQSMKEELEHPSHAVTGIADAMPGFGIVAAVLGIVVTMASLSDGDQAAIGTHVGAALVGTFFGILAAYGFFGPLATSLAHDAKEELNVFESIKASLVASASGMPPSLAVEFGRKVLYPKHRPSFSELEQAVRGR
- the motB gene encoding flagellar motor protein MotB, with the translated sequence MENNQPIIVKRVKRYAAGHHGGAWKIAFADFATAMMAFFLVLWLMSSATPQQKIQIAGYFKDPIGFTESGTPYVIDLGGSPALAPDKTLNPEVKSEPQPDKIKTETDQSETLAEQVEQERLDMLLQELQAKVDENPQLKKFKDQIQFEITQDGLRIQIMDAENRPMFDIGSARLKPYFEDILLAMADTIKAVPNKISISGHTDATPYAVSGEFGNWELSANRANAARRALVAGGYPEPQVARVVGYASSSLYDKEHPQSAINRRIDIIVLTKKAQQRIDGTLSPSLNGTAPAPSPATGPVTPDAPASSAPVPVNPDEAVQPHELRQKLNIFEDNALKIDQPKK
- the rsgA gene encoding small ribosomal subunit biogenesis GTPase RsgA, with product MAKRQLNRRQNWRIEKIQGERAARAAKRESATLETLEGGDLGPEQTGLVIAHFGVQVEVEVQEGEQAGQVCRCHLRANLPALVTGDRVVWRAGNQGIGVIVAQLPRITELCRPDSRGQLKPVAANVDMIVIVFAPLPEPHANLIDRYLVAAEHAGIRPLLLLNKADLIDDQNAPALNALLAVYRQLGYPLLEVSAHQGDGMQQLQDQLDGRISVFVGQSGVGKSSLVNSLLPEVEARVGPLSEQSGQGTHTTTTARLFHFPRGGDLVDSPGIREFGLGHVSRSDVEAGFIEFNNLIGTCRFRDCKHDREPGCALLKALEEGRVQQQRMNSYRSIIASLPENSY
- the orn gene encoding oligoribonuclease, coding for MQNTQNLIWIDLEMTGLDPDTDVIIEMATIITDSELNTLAEGPVIAVHQSDATLAAMDEWNTRQHGGSGLVQRVRDSRISAAEAEAQTLAFIQQWVPERTSPICGNSICQDRRFLYRHMPLLENYFHYRNLDVSTLKELAARWAPELKYKKGGTHLALDDIRESIGELRYYREHFIKV